The following proteins come from a genomic window of Pseudomonas sp. J452:
- a CDS encoding adenylate/guanylate cyclase domain-containing protein, with protein MQQAQQSSRSFRSALWLVCALVVLLVPVLHLWAPLQRWSNSHGDWLIRQRAAQQVPDPRLVVIDIDDTSLQVLAGEAGKWPWPRSLHAELLEHLLAQQAEAVVFDVLFSEADRFHPDADAYFAEILAQTDKVYLAALQQQAVDPGKAPLLSSYPAQTGLRAGDPQQRGLLLLPQALPATLWKTGTINFTPDGDGVGRRYDLYRRFGDWRMPSLPTRLAQDRSVQLPAQNSFLLDWQGASRVPYPRIPFAEALAQARGEAGKLPADYFSGKIIVIGTTAAGLYDLRRTPLDDLYPAVFILTTAIDNLLNGEQLHAAPGWLMPLLCVALVLLLQLLLLRERLLLVSLLTAGLSLGLFGGAYLLARNGLLVSVLPSLLALWLLLALALAVFYRRRRQQLNTTISMFSRFLDPQVVAQLVAREDPQALLASRDCQLTVLFSDIRNFTTMSERHSAQEIMQILENYFAGQVDVLFKHRATLDKFIGDAIMAFWGAPQDNPNQAVDAVSAALEMVDNVERYRRDFNHPDFDIGIGLHTGPAVVGMVGTSKRYDYTAIGDTVNLASRIEGLTKGRARLLVSAATMQACGDAFDFLPHGDFQVKGRNEPVTLFEPRRKPS; from the coding sequence ATGCAGCAGGCGCAGCAGTCATCACGATCCTTTCGCTCGGCTTTATGGCTGGTGTGCGCCCTGGTGGTGCTGCTGGTGCCGGTGCTGCACCTGTGGGCACCGCTGCAGCGCTGGAGCAACAGCCACGGCGACTGGCTGATTCGCCAGCGTGCCGCCCAGCAGGTACCGGACCCGCGCCTGGTGGTGATCGATATCGACGACACCAGTTTGCAGGTGCTGGCCGGCGAGGCGGGCAAGTGGCCCTGGCCGCGCTCGCTGCATGCCGAGCTGCTCGAGCACCTGCTGGCGCAGCAGGCCGAGGCGGTGGTGTTCGATGTGCTGTTCAGCGAGGCGGATCGCTTCCATCCGGACGCCGATGCCTATTTCGCCGAAATCCTGGCGCAAACCGACAAGGTTTACCTGGCCGCCTTGCAGCAGCAGGCGGTCGACCCCGGCAAAGCCCCACTACTAAGCAGTTACCCGGCGCAGACCGGTCTGCGCGCTGGCGATCCACAGCAGCGCGGCCTGCTGCTGTTGCCGCAGGCGTTGCCGGCGACGCTGTGGAAGACCGGCACCATCAATTTCACCCCGGATGGCGACGGCGTCGGTCGCCGCTATGACCTCTACCGGCGCTTCGGCGACTGGCGCATGCCCTCGCTGCCGACGCGCCTGGCGCAGGATCGATCCGTGCAGTTGCCGGCGCAGAACAGCTTCCTGCTCGATTGGCAGGGCGCCAGCCGTGTGCCCTATCCGCGCATCCCTTTTGCCGAGGCCCTGGCCCAGGCGCGGGGTGAGGCGGGCAAGCTGCCGGCTGACTACTTCAGCGGCAAGATCATCGTCATCGGCACCACCGCGGCCGGGCTCTACGACCTGCGCCGCACGCCGCTGGATGACCTGTACCCGGCGGTGTTCATCCTCACCACCGCCATCGACAACCTGCTCAATGGCGAGCAGTTGCACGCTGCCCCCGGCTGGCTGATGCCGCTGCTCTGCGTGGCGCTGGTGCTGCTGCTCCAGTTGCTGTTGCTGCGTGAGCGTCTGCTGCTGGTCAGCCTGCTGACTGCCGGGCTGAGCCTGGGGCTGTTCGGCGGCGCCTATCTGCTGGCGCGCAACGGCCTGCTGGTCAGCGTGCTGCCCAGCCTGCTGGCGCTGTGGCTGCTGCTCGCCCTGGCCCTGGCGGTGTTCTACCGGCGCCGCCGGCAGCAGCTGAATACCACCATCAGTATGTTCAGCCGCTTCCTCGATCCGCAGGTGGTGGCCCAACTGGTCGCCCGTGAAGACCCACAGGCCTTGCTGGCCAGTCGCGATTGCCAGCTGACCGTGCTGTTCTCCGATATTCGCAACTTCACCACCATGTCCGAGCGGCACAGTGCCCAGGAAATCATGCAGATCCTGGAGAACTACTTCGCCGGTCAGGTGGATGTGCTGTTCAAGCACCGTGCGACCCTCGACAAGTTCATCGGCGACGCCATCATGGCCTTCTGGGGTGCCCCGCAGGACAACCCCAATCAGGCGGTGGATGCGGTGAGTGCGGCGCTGGAGATGGTCGACAACGTCGAGCGTTACCGTCGCGACTTCAATCACCCGGACTTCGACATCGGCATCGGCCTGCATACCGGTCCGGCGGTGGTTGGCATGGTCGGTACCAGCAAGCGCTACGACTACACTGCCATTGGTGACACGGTGAATCTGGCCAGCCGCATCGAGGGCCTGACCAAGGGCCGCGCGCGCCTGCTGGTGTCGGCCGCGACTATGCAGGCCTGTGGCGATGCCTTCGATTTCTTGCCCCACGGCGACTTCCAGGTCAAGGGCCGTAACGAGCCGGTGACCCTCTTCGAACCCAGGAGAAAACCATCATGA
- a CDS encoding SH3 domain-containing protein, which translates to MIRALTAVLLLTGWLFSTVVQAEVRSGITVEATALREAAGAAAPVLQQLPAQSRLSILKRQGGWYQVQTSAGQQGWVALLAVRFDKSAAAKGGNIGALLESSTAVAPATGVATGVRGVSDDQLEAGGAGSQSLQELDRYAVTPGSARAFAQSGGLRSQTIAYPN; encoded by the coding sequence ATGATCAGAGCGTTGACTGCTGTTCTGCTGCTGACGGGCTGGCTGTTCAGCACCGTCGTGCAGGCCGAAGTGCGCAGCGGTATTACCGTGGAGGCCACCGCCCTGCGTGAAGCGGCAGGTGCGGCTGCGCCAGTGCTGCAGCAACTGCCGGCACAGAGCAGGTTGAGCATCCTCAAGCGTCAGGGCGGCTGGTATCAGGTGCAGACCAGCGCCGGCCAGCAGGGATGGGTGGCGTTGCTGGCGGTGCGCTTCGACAAGAGTGCAGCAGCCAAGGGCGGCAACATTGGCGCCCTGCTGGAAAGCAGCACGGCCGTGGCCCCGGCGACCGGCGTGGCCACCGGTGTGCGTGGGGTCAGCGATGACCAGCTGGAGGCGGGCGGTGCCGGCAGCCAGTCACTGCAGGAGCTCGATCGCTACGCGGTGACACCCGGCAGCGCGCGGGCCTTCGCCCAATCCGGCGGGCTGCGTAGCCAGACCATCGCCTACCCCAACTGA
- a CDS encoding M48 family metalloprotease, producing MQDFLCRAVLLALVASLTACQGLESLEGVNIQGVDLGVLSSASKNLSAMADKTEDEEQVIGSSTAALLLQQASLLDNPALQAYVNRVGRWVALNSERPDLPWRFGVLNNSAVGAYAAPGGYVFITSGLLARMDSEAELAGVLAHEVAHVVRQHHLDAIKQQAGAGLLANVTRLAVQAHQASSGSVGSNDALTNTKFDQVVTNLYTRGLDRGDEYEADAMGAVIAARAGYDPYGLATVLQGMATMKQDDAALVTFLKVHPNIGDRLTRLEPTYLYLERFSGNGSQLTLEQRYQQELSGR from the coding sequence ATGCAAGACTTTCTATGCCGTGCCGTACTACTCGCCCTGGTCGCCAGCCTCACGGCCTGTCAGGGTCTGGAGTCCCTCGAGGGCGTGAATATCCAGGGTGTCGACCTGGGCGTACTGTCCAGCGCCAGCAAGAACCTCAGCGCCATGGCCGACAAGACCGAGGACGAGGAGCAGGTCATCGGTAGCAGCACCGCCGCCCTGTTACTCCAGCAGGCGTCGCTGCTGGATAACCCGGCGCTGCAGGCCTACGTCAACCGGGTGGGCCGCTGGGTAGCGTTGAACAGTGAGCGCCCCGATCTACCCTGGCGCTTCGGCGTGTTGAACAACTCGGCGGTGGGCGCCTACGCCGCGCCTGGCGGCTATGTGTTCATCACCAGCGGCCTGCTGGCGCGGATGGACAGCGAGGCCGAGTTGGCTGGCGTACTGGCCCATGAAGTAGCCCACGTTGTGCGCCAGCATCACCTCGACGCGATCAAGCAGCAGGCCGGCGCCGGCTTGCTGGCCAATGTCACGCGCCTGGCGGTGCAGGCCCACCAGGCCAGCTCGGGTAGCGTCGGCAGCAACGATGCGCTGACCAATACGAAATTCGATCAGGTGGTGACCAACCTCTACACCCGTGGCCTGGATCGCGGTGACGAGTACGAGGCCGATGCCATGGGCGCGGTGATCGCCGCCCGCGCCGGCTACGATCCCTACGGCCTGGCCACCGTGCTGCAAGGCATGGCGACCATGAAGCAGGACGATGCCGCCCTGGTGACCTTCCTCAAGGTGCACCCGAATATCGGCGATCGCCTGACTCGCCTGGAACCGACCTATCTGTATCTGGAGCGTTTCAGCGGCAATGGCAGCCAGCTGACCCTGGAGCAGCGCTATCAGCAGGAGCTGTCCGGCAGGTAA
- a CDS encoding HD domain-containing phosphohydrolase — protein MTASCTVGHSPLFAESSLYARLQREGVSLKTISQPNELESSGAEVLLLDEGLLTSHALADWQAGGATLVAFAAMDGVLPLPAKASEEELLALLGFAAEQFRLKQKTTQLANALQSKDGDLQKLVDVGLALSAEKDLERLLSKILTEGRRLSNSDAASLFLVDKKGEQAQLIFKLTQNSSMPTRFQEQRMPLTKASIAGYVALTSTELDIADAYAIPSEAPYRFNRSFDMQVGYRTMSLLAIPMLNHRRDVVGVLEFINCQNAAGEAIPFDAVMATSLRALASQAAVAIENRQLLDDISQLFDGFVQASVFAIEQRDPTSSGHSFRVADLCIALARQLPQAPQSHIRQQAFNDEGLRELRYAALLHDFGKVGVREHVLTKAKKLPESAVDNLRYRVALAKESLQNQMLKRMLHAYRQHGGLAEEQRLQWESELALECERLDHYLRDILKANEPSVLTEGDFHHLQEIQGQVVKNHDDSLIGLLSDSEFCALAIRRGSLTQEERAEIERHVVHTRDFLQLIPWTPALQRIPEIAAAHHEKLDGSGYPKGLAGDAIPCASRIMTICDIYDALTAADRPYKPAVPTDHALDILQSEVKSGLLDGDLVRVFIESRCYINPGQSMPLPAPSTALTTPGAPPYAHHVCDFEPGGKHSH, from the coding sequence ATGACAGCCAGCTGCACAGTGGGGCATAGCCCACTCTTTGCCGAGTCCAGCCTGTACGCACGCTTGCAGCGCGAGGGCGTCAGCCTCAAGACCATCAGCCAACCGAACGAACTGGAGAGCAGCGGCGCCGAGGTGTTGCTGCTCGATGAGGGATTGCTGACCAGCCATGCCCTGGCCGACTGGCAGGCCGGCGGCGCCACCCTGGTGGCCTTCGCGGCAATGGACGGTGTGCTGCCGCTACCGGCCAAGGCCAGTGAAGAGGAACTGCTGGCCCTGCTCGGCTTCGCTGCCGAGCAGTTCCGCCTGAAGCAGAAGACCACGCAACTGGCCAATGCCCTGCAGAGCAAGGATGGCGATCTGCAGAAGCTGGTCGATGTCGGCCTGGCGCTGTCTGCCGAGAAGGATCTGGAGCGCCTGCTGAGCAAGATCCTCACCGAGGGCCGGCGGCTGTCCAACAGCGATGCCGCCTCGCTGTTTCTGGTCGACAAGAAGGGCGAGCAGGCCCAGCTGATCTTCAAGCTGACGCAGAACAGTTCGATGCCGACGCGCTTTCAGGAGCAGCGCATGCCGCTGACCAAGGCCTCGATTGCCGGCTACGTGGCGCTGACCAGCACCGAGCTGGATATTGCCGATGCCTATGCCATCCCGTCCGAGGCGCCGTACCGCTTCAACCGCTCGTTCGACATGCAGGTGGGCTACCGCACCATGTCGCTGCTGGCGATCCCCATGCTCAACCACCGCCGCGACGTGGTCGGCGTGCTGGAGTTCATCAACTGTCAGAACGCAGCTGGCGAGGCGATTCCGTTCGATGCGGTGATGGCCACCTCGTTGCGCGCCCTGGCCAGCCAGGCGGCGGTGGCAATCGAGAACCGCCAGCTGCTGGACGACATCAGCCAGCTGTTTGACGGCTTCGTGCAGGCTTCGGTATTCGCCATCGAGCAGCGCGACCCCACCTCCAGCGGCCACTCGTTCCGCGTCGCCGACCTGTGCATCGCCCTCGCCCGCCAGCTGCCGCAGGCGCCGCAGTCGCATATCCGCCAGCAGGCGTTCAATGACGAGGGCCTGCGCGAGCTGCGCTATGCCGCGCTGCTGCATGACTTCGGCAAGGTCGGGGTGCGCGAGCATGTGCTGACCAAGGCGAAGAAGCTGCCCGAATCGGCAGTCGACAACCTGCGTTACCGGGTGGCACTGGCCAAGGAGAGCCTGCAGAACCAGATGCTCAAGCGCATGCTGCACGCCTATCGCCAGCACGGCGGCCTGGCCGAGGAGCAGCGCCTGCAGTGGGAAAGCGAACTGGCTCTGGAGTGCGAGCGTCTCGATCATTACCTGCGCGACATTCTCAAGGCCAACGAGCCGAGCGTGCTGACCGAGGGTGACTTCCATCACCTGCAGGAGATCCAGGGCCAGGTGGTGAAGAACCACGACGACAGCCTGATCGGCCTGCTCTCGGACAGCGAGTTCTGCGCCCTGGCCATTCGCCGCGGCAGCCTGACCCAGGAGGAGCGCGCCGAGATCGAGCGGCACGTGGTGCACACCCGCGACTTCCTCCAACTGATCCCCTGGACCCCGGCCCTGCAACGCATCCCGGAAATCGCCGCGGCGCACCATGAAAAGCTCGACGGCAGCGGTTACCCCAAGGGCCTGGCCGGTGATGCCATTCCCTGCGCTTCGCGGATCATGACCATCTGCGACATCTATGACGCACTGACCGCCGCCGACCGCCCGTACAAGCCGGCGGTGCCCACCGATCACGCCCTCGACATCCTCCAGTCCGAGGTCAAGAGCGGCCTGCTGGATGGCGATTTGGTGCGGGTGTTCATCGAATCGCGCTGCTATATCAATCCGGGGCAGAGCATGCCGCTACCGGCACCGAGCACGGCCCTGACAACGCCCGGCGCGCCACCCTACGCCCATCATGTCTGCGACTTCGAGCCGGGCGGCAAGCACAGCCATTGA